One Carassius carassius chromosome 20, fCarCar2.1, whole genome shotgun sequence DNA segment encodes these proteins:
- the LOC132095850 gene encoding uncharacterized protein LOC132095850 — MSALPSDRVSVDPPFTHTGLDVFGPFTVVTRKTRGHNAENKRWAVVFSCLNTRAVHLEVVESLSASSFICALCRFLAVRGPVKHFRSDRGTNFIGAVKELQIDSSGSELKGFLQNQGCMWTFNAPHSSQMGGVWERMIGIARRILEALLMKTPTRLMHEVLTTLMAEVMAIMNSRPLTPISSDAGMPQVLSPAMLLTQKASVAPASPGNFEIGHLHKNQWRQVQMLADSFWKRWKQEYLYTLQPRRKWTEERKSIQEGDIVLLKDGEAKRSEWPIGLIAKTIASSDGKICKVMVKTAKQGVFREYLRPICDVVLLLSNNRNA, encoded by the coding sequence ATGTCGGCTTTGCCTTCAGATAGAGTTTCTGTAGATCCACCTTTCACCCACACAGGCCTTGATGTTTTTGGACCATTCACTGTGGTGACACGTAAGACAAGAGGGCATAACGCTGAGAACAAGCGATGGGCTGTCGTATTCAGTTGCTTAAATACCAGAGCAGTTCACTTAGAGGTAGTGGAGTCCCTATCAGCGTCAAGCTTTATTTGTGCTTTGTGTCGCTTTTTGGCTGTCAGAGGACCAGTGAAGCACTTTCGTTCTGACAGGGGGACAAATTTCATTGGAGCAGTCAAGGAACTTCAAATTGACAGTAGCGGCTCAGAGTTGAAAGGCTTCTTGCAGAATCAAGGTTGCATGTGGACCTTTAATGCTCCACATTCCTCCCAAATGGGAGGAGTGTGGGAAAGAATGATCGGGATTGCCAGACGTATTCTGGAGGCTCTCTTGATGAAAACTCCCACAAGACTCATGCATGAGGTCTTAACAACTTTAATGGCAGAAGTCATGGCCATTATGAACTCCAGACCCTTAACCCCAATCTCATCAGATGCGGGCATGCCCCAAGTTCTTTCACCAGCAATGCTCTTAACTCAGAAGGCGAGTGTTGCTCCAGCTTCTCCAGGAAATTTTGAGATAGGTCACCTGCACAAAAATCAGTGGCGTCAAGTCCAGATGTTGGCTGATTCATTCTGGAAGCGATGGAAGCAGGAGTACTTGTACACCTTGCAACCCAGGAGAAAATGGACAGAGGAGAGAAAGAGTATTCAGGAAGGAGACATTGTTCTGTTGAAGGATGGAGAAGCTAAGCGCAGTGAGTGGCCAATTGGTCTCATAGCAAAGACCATAGCCTCATCTGATGGAAAAATTTGTAAGGTTATGGTGAAGACTGCTAAGCAGGGGGTATTCAGAGAGTACTTAAGACCTATATGTGATGTTGTCTTACTTTTGTCAAATAATCGGAATGCATAG